GCGAGGGGCTGATGGACACACCAGAGGATCCTGGCAGTTTGCCTTCAATGGACAGTTAACCCACCTCTTTGACCCGGAGAACAGAAAGTGGACAGTGGTTCCTCCTGGAGGCAAACAATTCAAGGGCACATTGGACAATGATGGAGAACTGACCAAGCTCCTCGTGAGGACCGCAAACGGAGACTGTAAGAGGTGGCTCCAGCACGTGTGGGAGCACTGGGATGAGATGCAGGAGACCACAGGTAACTCACAGGACTGGATGGAGTGCTGGTTCTCTTGACCTCGACCTACACCACAGTGtgggcagtgtgtgtgtgcgtgtgtgtgtgtgtgtgtgtgtgtgtagagagagagaaattgatcCATCCATGGGAAATTCTTCTTGGCAGAATAATGGCTACAGGAATGTTCTAGAATTCTTCTTTTCCCGTCTCACCTCCTGGAATCACTTCCTCGATGCGTACACCTTTGTGTTTGGGCATTTCTTGAATTTCTTGCTGGCCCCAAACAGGGGAGCATCAGCCTGTTTCCAGAGATGGTCTTATGTTCTTTTATCTGAGAATTAACTGTCTTTTTCATGTCACCTGGTGTGCTGTCAGAAATCCTTCAGTGCCACCTGGACTGTCGTTGTCACCATCCTTGTCCTGCATCACCTCCTGTCTGTCACAGCAGGAGCGACTGCTTACCTTGCAAACCCTGCTTCCCCTTTTGGCGGGAGGAGCCCCTCGGGGACGGGCGcatcctctcctccctcccgACATCAGGACTGGTCACAGCAGCCTCCACAAGGACAGTGATAGACACTGATTGGTAGGATGCAACTACAGGAGCTGAGGAAGCTTCCCCCAGTTTGGGGTCCTGACTGAGGATCTTATCcttgcattttcatttcagtGCCACCAGCCACGCGACAAGGTACAGCCCCAGGCAAGGCCACAGCCATCGGACCCTGCACCTGGATCTTCCCGTTGCTCCTCAGCTGTGCGGTCATGATGGGCATCCTTGTCGGAGACCACTAGATCCACAGGTAGTGAGAGCAGATTGAGAcggaagggagaggcagatggcCTGGTGTGAGCCCAGGGAATAGTGAATTCCCAGCCTCACCTCTGCCCACTGCCTGAAGCTTCTCAGATGGCAGTGGGATTAGATGAATGGGATCTCATATCATGTGTTGAGAACAGCTTGGACTAGCTCCATGCTGATCTCTGATGTGGCCTCACTCACTGATAAGGCCactgggaaaggagaggggcCCAGACCACTGCTTAAGGCCTATTGGTGCTAAAGGGATTGAGGGATGTCATTCCTGGCTCTAACTGGGTTCTCCATTGGAGAGAGTCAATTTGGGCCcggggtgggcagggtggggacagCGGGGACACACAGCATGGGCCGTACTCCCCTTTGAGAGAGAGCAGCATGGCAGCTCCATGGGACATCTCAAGGAGAAGGGGACTCCATCCGGGCAGTTACAAGGACAGGGGGCCCAGGGTCTCATCCCAggtagagggagtgggaaggCCTCTGCAGACCCACTCAAAGGGCTGGACAGTAGTGCCGTGTTCCCCCCGTCGTGGCTTGGGTCTTCACATGTGAGGCAGCAAATGCCCAGTAGAGACCGTGCATGAGGCAGCAAATGCCCAGTAGGCTAGTTCTCTGTGCAACCTTGGCTGAAGCTGATGCCGTCCCTGGCAGCCAGCTTCCTGC
The sequence above is drawn from the Mustela nigripes isolate SB6536 chromosome 5, MUSNIG.SB6536, whole genome shotgun sequence genome and encodes:
- the LOC132018391 gene encoding UL16-binding protein 1-like, which encodes MKMKNTAFWETQMETLEDLGEEFRKKLLDIKAEFVTKSDSLTLQGSLICERGADGHTRGSWQFAFNGQLTHLFDPENRKWTVVPPGGKQFKGTLDNDGELTKLLVRTANGDCKRWLQHVWEHWDEMQETTVPPATRQGTAPGKATAIGPCTWIFPLLLSCAVMMGILVGDH